Below is a genomic region from Desulfuromonadales bacterium.
CTATGATAAACCAAATACTATCAACCACCTTGCAGGCAGGAAACTATGTCACGGAAGAGCAGCGGAACCCTTGGAGCTGCCATGCTGGTCGTGGGAGGGTTCATCGGGGCCGGAGCGGCGCTGCTGCTTGCCCCCCAGTCGGGACAGAGAACCCGCAGGCAGATAACCCGCCGTTCGCGGGACCAACCTGCAGGACGTTCTTAAAACCTTAAAAAGAGCCCTTCGTTCCCCTCATGCCGCCAGTCGCCAGTGGCTCTGCTCGTGGATCATCGCCAGGACCGCCGGCCGGACCTCGTTAATGGTGGCGATATCTTCCATGCGGTCCTGGTAATCTTCGATCTTTTCCCCCTGGGCCACCAGCGTCCGCAGCAGCAGCTCGTACGCGTTGCTCATCGGCGTCGGATTGATGTCTCTCTCCCACCGGGAGATCTGGGAAGGGGAGCAATGGAACTTGCGGGCGAAGTCGGCGCCGGACCAGCCGAGATGCTTGCGCAGGAAGCGGATTTCGGCCGGAATCAGGCGTTCGGGCTTGTGCACCAGGGCTAGCGCGATCGCCCGGTGGAGTTCCGAGACACGGGGGATCGAGGCGAAGCTGGCCCCGCAATGTGGGCAGCGGCGCACGGTGATGTCCCGCAGCGTGACGTTATTCAACCCCGATTCCAGGTAGAGGTGATTTTCCCGGCCGGCGACAAGCTCGGCCTGCTGGCATTGCGGGCAAGTCATGATGTTGTTCTCCAGGCGGTGACGATCAGCACCTCGTCGGCGGCGAGAAACTGAACGATCACTTCAATTTTCTGCGTGCGGACCCGGTAACGCCAGGCCCCATTCTCCCACTCGCCGGGGTCGACAACCCCGCCGCGAAGCACATTCTCGCAGTCGAGAATGGAGATATTGCGCTGGCGGAGGCGGTCCAGCGCATGGGGAATCGCGTAGGTGATGGTCCCGGACGCCAGAATTTCACGCAACAAGCGACGGGCCTCATCCGGCCGCAACGGCTCTTGCAATGGCATTATACCCCCTCCAATATTGACTTCAAGTCAATAATTTATTCCATGTCAACGGCTTTCTTTGCGTCCTTGGCGAGCTTTGCGCGAGACGCCTGTAAAGAACCTGCACGCAGCCAACCCAAAACAAATGAGCCGTCTCTCCTTTTTCCGGAAAAACGACTCTCGAAGTCACGCCATCGCTGCCCCCCTCAGAACTTCACATGAATGTTTTCTTTCCTACTTGTTCCGGCGCTGCCCGTCAACAGAAAAAACAGGTCATCCCTGCATAACAGCAGATCCCCCCTCATCATCCCATCCCCGCCCCGTTGAAAAAATCCCCTCTCTGTGCTAGCTTGCATCAGCCCACCACAATGCAGAAAAGGAAAACCTCCCCCCATGACCCAGATCCAGCGCGTCATCGAGATCACCTCCCCCGTCTTCCTGCCGGAAGAGGACATCCCCGCCGGCGGCCCCGGCGCCGCCTTCACCGTCGAACGGCCGCTCGCCCTCGAGATCGGCTGCGGCATCGGCGACTTCATCATCCAGTTGGCCCGGCAGCATCCGGAGCGCAACCACCTGGCCATCGACATCTACAACAAGGGGTGCCACAAGACCTGCAAGAAGGTGGAGGCCGCCGGCCTCAACAACGTGCGGGTCATGCGCATCGAGGCGCGCTACCTGCTGACGCGCCACCTGGGGCGCGAAAGCCTCGCCGCCATCTACATCAACTGTCCCGACCCCTGGCCGAAGAAGCGCCACCGCGGCCGCCGCCTGGTCAACGCCGATTTCCTGCGGATGGCCCACTACTACCTGCGTCCCGGCGGCGATTTTCATTTCAGCACCGATTTCGCCGATTACGCCGAAGACGTGGCAGGCATCTTCCCCGCCGCCCCCGGCTACCGCAACCGCCTCGCCGAGCCCTTCGCCCTCTCGCTCCCCGGCTATCCCCTCTCCAAGTACATGCGCCGGTTTCTCGACCAGGGGCAGCCGATTCACTTCATCCATCAGCAGCGGGAGGCAGACCTTGCCGTCGACGCTGTGCAGCCGCCGCCCGTCCTCCCCGGCTTCCGCGCCGCCTGGAGCATGGCCGGCAATGAGTAGCTACCTGACCGCCAGCTGTCCCGGCACCGGCGGCAGCCTCAAGGAGACGCCGGAGGACTTTCTGGTCGAGGAGCTGCCACTCTACACCCCGTGCGGCGAAGGGGAGCACCTCTACCTGACGGTGGAAAAACGCGGCCTGACGACCTTCGACCTGCTGCAGCAGCTCGCCCGGGCCCTCAAGGTCCCCGAACGGGAGATCGGCTACGCTGGCCTCAAGGATGCCCGGGCCACCACCCGCCAGACCGTCTCGGTCACCGGGGTGCGGCCGGAGCAGGCGATGGCCCTGGAGCTCGCGGGGGTAAGCATCCTCGCCGCCCGCTACCACCGCAACAAGCTGCGGCTGGGGCATCTGGCCGGCAACCGCTTCGAAATCCGCCTGCGGGGGGTCGGTGAGGGGGCTCTGGAGACGGCCCTCGACGTGCTGCATGTGCTGGAGCAGGTCGGTGTCCCCAACCTCTTCGGGCAGCAGCGCTACGGCTCGCTCGGCAACTCGCATCTGATCGGCGCCGCGCTGCTGCGCCGCAACTTCGCCGAGGCGGCCGCCCAAATCGTCGGCGATCCGGCGAAAATCGACAACGAGCGCTGGCGCCAAGGGGCGGAGGCCTTCGCCGCCGGCGATCTGGCGGGTGCCCTGGCCCTGCTTCCGCCGCGCATGCGGGACGAACGGCGGATGATCGAGGCCCTGCGCGCCGGCCGCTCGGCCGAGGAGGCGGTGCTCGCCCTGCCGCGCAAGCTGCTGCGGCTCTACCTGTCGGCCTTCCAGTCGGCCCTCTTCGACCGGCTGGTCGCCATGCGGCTGGGCACCCTGGAAACCCTCTGGGCGGGCGATCTCGCCTTCAAGCATGACAACGGCGCCTGCTTCATCGTTGAGGATCCGGCCATCGAGCAGCCCCGCGCCAACCGCTTCGAGATCAGCCCCTCGGCCCCCCTATACGGCTACAAGGTGACCCTGGCCCAGGGCCAGGCCGGCCTGCTGGAGAGAGCCCTGCTCGACAAGGAACGGCTGCAGCTGGAGTCATTCCGCCTGCCGGGCGGCCTCGGCATGGAAGGAGAGCGCCGCCCCCTGCGGGTTCCCCTGGCCGGCGCCGCGGCCCGGCAGGAGGGAGACGACCTGCTCGTCTCCTTCAGCCTGCCGAAGGGGTGTTACGCCACGAGCGTGCTGCGCGAGATCATGAAGAATGAAATTTAGGATTCTCTCCCGTTACGACGACAGGAGGTCGGCATGACAGATAAGCAGCAGCCCCCCCGCAAGCCGGACGACGAACTGCGTGTCAACTTCTTCCGCCCCCGGCCCGGCTTCATGCGCAAGGAGGTGCGGCTCATCTGGGCCATGCTCGCCGGCTGGGCCATCTGCACCTTTGGTTTCCAGTTCCTGCTGGTCCTGATGCAGCGCAACGAAGGGGGTGAGAGCACTCTCACCGACGTCACACTCCTCGGCTTTCCCTTTCACTACTGGTTCAGCGGCCAGTTCCTGATCCTCTGGTTCATTCTGCTTTGCCTTGTTTTCAACCTTGCCATCGATCGGCTCAACGAACAGTACCGGAAGCGCAAATAAGGAGTGCCCATGGTCACCGAAGGATTCAAGCTCTCCCCGGTCCTGCTTTTGCTCGCGGTGCTTGCCGGTTCCTTGCTGGTCGGTTTGGCCAGTCGCACCCACAGGGGGGAATACTACCTGGTCTCCGGCCGCTCCGTCGGCCCCCTGGGCATCGGCGCCGCCATCGCCTCCAACTGGATGAGCGCCGCCTCGTTTCTGGGCATTGCCGGCATCTTCTACCTGCAGGGCTATTTCGCCCTCGCCTACGTAATCGGCTGGACCGGCGGCTACGTGCTGCTGCTGATCCTGATGGCCGGACAGATCCGCCGCTTCGGCAAGTACACCGCCCCGGAGTTCGTCGAGGCGCGCTACGACTCGCCGGCCGCCCGTGTCCTGTCGGCGGTGATCACCATCCTCATTTCGCTGATCTATTGCGTGGCCCAGTACAAGGGGATCGGACTGGTCTTTGCCTGGATGTTCGGCTTCGACTACACCGGTTCCCTGCTGCTGGGTACGGTGGTGGCCATCTCCTACCTGGTCGTCTCGGGTACTCTGGGAGCCGCCCGCAATCAGCAGCTCCACTACGCGATACTCATCGTCTGCTTCATCGTCCCGCTGATGGCCGTCGCCGGCAAGCTCGGCTATTTCTGGGCCATCCCCCAACTCGGTTACGGCGTGGCGCTGCACGACCTGGCCGGCGATACCGGCGGCACCTACACCTTTCCCTGGACCTATGCCACCCCCTACCAGTGGACGGCTCTCTGTTTCACCCTGATGGTCGGCACTGCCGGCCTGCCCCACGTCCTTTCCCGCTTCTACACCGTCCCCAATGTCCGCGACGCCCGCTGGAGTGTGGTCTGGGGGATCTTCTTCATCGGCCTGCTCTACTGGAGCGCCCCCGCCTACGCCGTCTTTGCCCGGATCTGGGAGGGGGGCGGACCGGTCGCCGACCCGCAGGCGGCCCGGGCGGTGGCCGACCTCATCGTCATCAAGGCGGCCGAGTGGGCCGGGGTGCCGACCTGGCTCACCGGCATTGTCGCCGTCGGCGCCATCATTGCCGCCTTCTCCACCGTCACCGGTCTGCTCATCACCGGCGCCGGCGCCTTCTCCTACGACATCTACTACCGCCTGATCAACCCCCGGGCCAGCGAAAGGCAGCGCATGCGGATCGCCAAGGGGGCGACCCTCGTGCTGGCCGTGCTGGTCGTTTTCGTGGCGGTCGAGCCGCCGGGGATGATCGCCGAGATCACCGCCGTTGCTTTCGCCCTGGCCGGCAACACCCTCTTCCCGGTCTTTCTCCTCGGAATCTGGTGGGACCGGACCAACAAGTACGGCGCCATTGCCGGCATGCTGACGGGCCTCGGCGTCACCTGCGCCTCCCTGCTGCCCGGCGAAGCTTTCCCCCTGCTGCAGACGCTGCTGCCGCCGACCTCTTCGGCGCTGATCGGCGCCCCTCTTGTGACCCTGGTGATGATTGTCGTCTCGCTGGTTACCCCGCCACCGCCGGAGGCAATCCGCCGCTTTCTGGCCGAGAAGGTGCACAGCTCGTGAGCTGCCGTCGAAACCGGCCAACCGCAGCCGGCTCGGGAGAAAACGAAAAGCCGTTCGTGCGCTTACCTGCGACGAGCGGCCCCGCTGAAACATCGGAATTTTTTTGCACTTCCCTTCGGAGCGAACCGGACCGATGAAACTTGTCCTGTCAGCCGGCAGCCTCTATACCCTCCCCATGGCGAAGGCATTCGAAATCGCCAGGGATACCGGCTTCGAGGGCATGGAAATCATCATCAATCAGGATTTCCAGTACCGGGACAACGCGGCCCTGATCCGCGATTTGCACGCCATCCTCCCGGTCTGCTCGCTGCACGCACCTTTTTTCGAAATCGACGGCTGGGGGAACAAGATCGATCAACTCTTGCGCACTGCCGCCCTGGCCATCGACACGGGGATCCCCCTGATCAACTTCCACCCCCCGGCCTGGATGGGTCTGGAGCTTAAATTCTGGCGTTGGTTCCACGGCATCCGCAATTTCCAGACAGAAATCGGACAAGACCAGGTCCTTATCACCATTGAAAACATGCCCTGTTCCGGCTCCTTCAAGGTCAACCCCTACCTCCTCGGCCAGACAGGCAAAATGATCGGCTTCATGCAGGACCGCAACCTCTACCTGACCTTCGACACCGCCCACATGGGTTCGTCCAAAGCCAACTTCCTCCACGATTTCCATCTCTTCTACGATTCGGGAAGGATGCGCAACATCCATTTCTCCGACTATGGCTACGGCCGGGAGCACCTGTTGCCCGGGCACGGCGTTCTGCCCCTGACCCGTTTTCTCAATCATCTGCGGGAGACCGGCTACGACAGCACGTTGACGCTGGAACTCTCCCCCCACGAATTCCCCGAGCATGAGGACGGAATTCGCGAGGGAATGGCGGAGATCTTCGCCTATCTCTGCCGGGAGACGCGCTTCACCGCGCCGGCAGTGACCCGAACGACATCGGCGGGTGAAAATGCGGGAGTGCTTGAAAAGGGACTGGCTGAAGGAAAGACGTCCTAGCGGACGATATAGACCGAGTGGCTGGCATGCAGGGCAACCTTGGTCGAGACGCTTCCCGTCAGCGTCCGCTTGACCCGTCCGGAACCAGAGGAACCGATGACGATGACGTCGATTTCCTCTTCCTCGGCGTAGGCCATGATCTCTTCGGCGGCATCACCGTAGACCACCACGTTTTCCAGGGGGACATCGGCCTCGGCAGCGGCTTTTTCGATCACGTAGAAGATCCGCTTGCGCTTCTCTTCCCAGTCGGGCCGCTCGGTCGCCGGAGGGGAGGGGAAAAAATCGGTGAAAGAGGGGGCCCGCATGCTGGGCAGCACCAGGATAGCATAAACCTTGCTCCTGAAGCGGGTTCCAGAAACAGTGGCGAGACGCACCGCCTCCTCCGCCGCCTTGTCGGACTGGGGGGAACCATCGATAGCCACCAGGATTTTTTTGCTCAGATTCAGCATCACACTCTCCCGCGCAGGTAAAAGCCTGTCAAATCTAGCGGAAAGCGGGGAGCCTGTCAACGCCGCCGGTCGCCGACAGGCGATACGAAGTATTTATTAATGTTGACTTTTATAGAACATGATTTTATAGTTTTCCAAGTTTTGCGACACCCAGCCCCCCGACCGGCAAGGCAAGGTAATCAGATTTCGCAGAAATTTCCATTCTGCTTGACATGCGGTGCAGAATTCATAAGATGGAGATGTTGCACACGTTGATTTCAATCACCAGAGGGAAGAACTGATCATGGCCAAGAAAGACAAATCCGAATATATCATTCAGGCTGTTTCCCACGCTCTCGACCTCCTCGAACAGTTTCACGGCGAAGTGGACGAACTGGGAGTCACCGAACTCAGCAAGCGCCTCAAACTGCACAAGAATAACGTCTTCCGGCTGCTGGCAACCCTCGAGTCGCGCGGCTACATCGAACAGAACAGGGCCACCGAGAATTACCGGCTCGGCCTCAAGGCCCTCGAACTGGGGCAGACCTTCATCAAACAGATGGGGCTGCTGCGCCAGGCAAAGCCGATTCTGGAAAAACTGGTGCAGGAGTGCAATGAAACCTCCTACGTCGCCATCTTCAAGGAAGGCTTCATCGTCTACCTGGACGTGGTCGAAACCGACCTGACGGTGCGTGTCGTCTCCCGTGTCGGCTCCCGGCTGCCCGCCCACTGTACCGCTTCCGGCAAGGTTCACCTGGCGCACATGTCCGAGGAGGAAATCGACAGCATTCTTCCCACCCGCGAGATGAAGGCTTATACGCCCACCACCTACACCGACCGGGAAGTGCTGAAAAAAGACCTGAAGCAGATCGCCGAGCAGGGGTACGCCATCGACAACGAGGAGATGGATCCCGGCGTCCGTTGCGTGGCCGCGCCGATTCGCGACTATACCCGCCGCATCGTCGGCGCCCTGAGCGTTTCCGGCCCTTCCATGCGCTTCACGGACGACCGCATGGAGAAAGAGATCATCCCGTTGGTCAAACAGGCGGCCGATGAGCTTTCGACCCGCCTCGGCTTTCACAGGTAAGACGAGGTCTGCCGGCCCTCAGAGTACCGAACCAAATCCCCCTGCCGCCAGGGGGATTTTTTTATCCCGGGAACGAATATTTCATGACGATTGAGGAAGAGGTGGATCGGGGCCGCCGGGACGGGGTCGGCAGGGAAGAGAACCTTCCTTTTTTGCTTTCTCCTGCCAAACCGGCGAAGGCCGGCGTACTTCTGGTGCACGGATTTACGGCCTCCCCCTGGGAGATGCGGCTCTTCGGAGAAGCTCTGGCAACGGAAGGATACCTCGCCCTCGGGGTCCGCCTGCCGGGACACGGCACCACCGCCGAGGACCTGGTCCACCGGAGCTATGAAGAATGGCTGGCCGCCGTGGATCGGGGGTACCGGCTGCTTGCCGAACAGGGGCTGCGCTGCTACGGCATCGGCATGAGTACCGGCGCCCTGCTGCTTCTCGCCCTGGCGGCGAGCCGGCCGCTGCAGGGGCTGGTCCTGCTCTCTCCCTTTCTGAAAATGCGCCATCCCCTGGCGCAGGCCACCGGCCTGCTGCGTTTCTTGAAACGCTTTCAGCGCCACAAACTGGCGGAGAATCTGGCCGCCCACTACTACGACCGCCGGCCGGTAAACGGCGTCTACCAGCTCTGCCGGCTGACCCGCCGGATTCGAAAGATTCTCGGCTCGGTGACAACCCCTGCCCTGGTGGTCAGCAGCGCGGGTGACCGGACAGTCGAACCGGAGAGTGCCCGCGAGCTCTTCCGGCAGCTCGCCAGCCCGCACAAGGAGTATCATTGCTTCGGTCCGGAAGTCCCCCACATCCTTACCACCCCGGAAAACCCCCGCTGGCGGGAGACCTTCGGACTTACTCTCGACTTTCTGCAGACCCTGGAACACCAGGAGAGGGCAAAGTGCCGAGTTGCCGGAAAATCTTTTTGACCTGCTCCGCGGTCGCCTCCGGCGAACCGGAATTGTCGATCACGTAATCGGCCCTTGCCACCTTCTCTGCCTGTGGCATCTGGGCGGCAATCCGGGCCCGCGCCTGCTCTTCGGTGAGGCCGTCGCGCCGCAGTAGCCGCTCGATTTGCAGAGGCTCGTCAATGCGGACCACCAGCACCGCATCGACCCGCTTTTCGGCACCGGCTTCGAACAGCAGCGGCGCCTCGTAGACGACCAGCCGCCCGGCCTGCTGCGACAGCTCCTGCAGGCGCTTTTCGGCGAGGGCGGCGATGGCCGGATGGGTGATCCGGTTCAGCGCTTCGCGAGCTCCGGCATTGGTGAAGACCCGTTCGGCCAGCGCCTTGCGGTCGAGCGCGCCATCGGCCTGAAGAATTTCCCGGCCGAACTGGCCGACCAGCCGGTTCAGCGTCTCCGAGCCGGGAAGAACCGCTTCGCGGGCGAGTTCGTCGGCGCTGACCACCAGCGCCCCGAGGGATCGGAATATCTCGGTCACCAGGCTCTTGCCGGAGGCGATGCCGCCGGTGACGCCGAGAATCAGGCTACGCCGGCCTGACAGGTTTTGCGGTCTCATCACACCTCATCCCGGCTGAACGTTACCGGCCAAGGCTATCCTAATCTATAATTAAAAACAAGGCGTTCTCATGGACCAGAGCCCCTTTCCCGATGGAGCCGACATGAACGAGACCCTTCCCCGCATGGTTCTCGGCCAGGCCGAACGGCTGACCGGCCGCATCGCCTTGCGACGAAAAGTTGAAGGCACCTGGCGCGACATCGCGTGGCAGGATGTCGGCACCAATATCCGCGCCTTCGGCGAGGGGCTGCTTGGCCTCGGTATCCGGGCCGGCGACCGGGTCGCCGTCATGGCCCCCAACAGCCCGGAATGGGTCTATGCCGACCTCGGCAGCATGACCTGCGGCGCCCTCTCCGTCCCCGTCTATCATACCGAGGGGATCGGCACCCTACTGCACATTCTGCAGGACTCCCAAAGCCGCTTCCTCTTCATCCAGTCACCCCTCATCGCCGGGGAACTGCTCGAGCACCTGGGCAAGCTGCCGCACCTGGAGCGGATCATCCAGCTCGAAGGGTCCGCTGCTGGCGAACGCTGTCTGAAACTGGAAACCTTTCTGCAGCAGAGGGAGGCAGCGGCCACCGCGGAACTGGCGCACCGACTCGCGACGGCGAAACCAGGGGATGTCGCCACCCTGGTCTACACCTCGGGGACGACCGGTCCGCCGAAGGGGGTCATGCTGACCCACGCCAACTTTCTCTCCAATGTGGAAGCCTGCAGCAGTCTTTTCCCCATCGGAGCGGCGGACCAATGCCTCTCCTTCCTGCCGCTGTCGCACGTATTCGAACGCATGGCGGGCTATTATTTCATGCTGCGCCAGGGAGCGGTCATCGCCTACGCGGAAAACTTCGATTCAGTGCCTGCGAACCTGGCGGAGGTTCGCCCCACGGTGGCCATCAGCGTTCCCAGGCTTTACGAGAAGATGTATGCACGGGTCCTGGAACGGGTTCTCGCCGGACCGTGGCTGAAAAAGCAGCTCTTCTTCGGCGCCCTGAAGGCCGGACGGGCCCTGGCCGAAAGCGAGGTGCGCGGCGAACCGGCCGGCGTATTGCTGCAAAAAACGGCCACCCTCGCCCGCAAAGTGGTTTTTGCGCCCCTGCGCGAGCATCTGGGCGGGAGACTGCGCTTCTTCGTTTCGGGCGGCGCCCCCCTGGGCCGGGATATCGCCGAATTTTTCTTCGCCGTCGGCCTCCCCATCTACGAGGGTTACGGCCTGACCGAAACCTCGCCGGTCATCGCCGCCAACACACCGCAGCACGTCCGTCCTGGCACGGTGGGGCGCCCTATCCCCGGCACCGAAGTCCGCATCGCCGACGACGGCGAAATCCTCGCCCGGGGCCCCGGCGTCTTTCAGGGTTACTGGAACCAGCCGGAGCAGACCGCCGAGGTCTTCGACGATGGCTGGTTCAGGACCGGCGACATCGGCCAGCTCGATGCGGACGGTTTTCTCGCCATCACCGACCGGAAAAAGGACCTGATTGTGACCGCCGGCGGCGAAAACGTTGCCCCCCAGGTACTGGAAAACGTGTTCAAAACCGACAAGTTCATCACCAATGTCCTGGTTTACGGCGACCGCAAACCCTTCCTCACGGCCCTGATTGTCCCCAACTTCGACAATATCGAAAAGTTCGCCCGGGAACACCAGCTCGACTTTCTCAACCACTGCGATCTGGTGAACCATCCACAGGTTCTCAGGCTGATCCGCGACAGGATCGACCTGCACCAGACCAGCATGCCGCCAATCCAGCGGATCAAACGCTTCACCCTGATCTCCCGGGACTTTTCCGGCAGCGAAGGAGAAGTCACGCCGACGCTCAAGGTCAAAAGGAAAGTGGTAGCCCGACACTTCCACCGCGTCCTGGAGGAGATGTATCTGCCGCATGACCACGGCGTCCACGACAGCGGCTTCTGCATCGTCGAGCAAGGTGGTGAAACAGCCGGCCCGTGATGGGTTGCCGGCTGCCCCGCACCCGCTTTGCCGGATCCCTGCGGTTGAAACCCGTTTACTTTCGGCGGCGGAGAAGCTATCTTAATGCCCGGTATCCGGCGGCCGGAGGGAGGACACGGGTTTCGTGCAGAAAGAGCAAGAAAAGCGTAAATGCCTGGAAAACGCACTGAAGGGCTTGATCAAGCTGATCAAAGCGGTCGGGTTTTATCCGCCTGCGCACCCTGCGCTCAAGGCGGCCGCCAACGAGGCACACGCAGGCTTCTACCCACTTATGGAGAACGCTCCCCCTCTTGTCATCCTGGTTCGACGGGAGGGTTTTTTTCTCGAAGAGGACCCTGTCGGTCCCGACAATCCCATCCTGAAGAAACTCTCGTCGTTTCTCTTTTCCCGCCGCATCCAGCGCCTTACCATCCTGCAGGATCTCTCCAGTCGAGACCTCAAGGCCTTTGCCAGCTGTTTGACCCTTGAGCCGGCGAAAATATTGAAAGCAGGAGGCATTCAGGAAGCTCTCCAGAAAGCTCTGGTCTCCACTCTGTGGGTCAACGAGGTGGATCTGGCGAAAATTCAGGCCCGCAAGGAAGAACTGGAAACCGAAAAAGATCGGCTCATCAGCCAGGAGCTCGACGATGCGGTTGAAGCCCTTTCCGCCGACCAGACTGAAGTGAAACAGGAAGGGGAGAGTGAGCCGGCTGAAGTCAGGGACCTGAAGAACGTGATCGACGAGCTGCAGCGTGAACGGTCGGATCAGCGATTCCAGCAGTTGCTGCAGGAGCTTGTCCCCCTGGTCCCGCCGAACCTGAAAGAATCAAGCCGGCTTCTCGTCCTTCAGGGACTCACTCTGCTCTGCAAAAATGCCAGCGAACAGCAGAAGTCCGAGGCACGGCGAGAACATTCCAGGCACGCTCTGAAACAGATCCAGACCGATGCGTTTTTCGATTTCATGCTTTCCTTCCTCTGCGCCCGGGATCTTGAGAAAGAGACGAGGGAGCAGGTATTCCGCGTTCTTTTTTTCTTTGGGGGGGGGATGGCCCGCCGGATCATGGAGCGACTCGCCGTCGAGAGCGACGCGCAGGCGCGCAAGCTCCTTTCCGATGCACTGATTCATCGAGGGCCTGCCGCCATCCCCGTGCTTATCGAATACCTTGGCGATGACCGCTGGTATGTAGTGCGCAATGCCGTGGCGATCCTCGGGGAACTCCGTGCACAAACAGTCGTTGCGCACTTCCACCCCCTCTTCGGGCACCTTGACGTTCGCGTCCGCCGGGAGGCCATCCGGGCACTGACCCGGATTGGCGGCAACGACGCCGTCGAGATTCTTCTGCAGATCGTGCAGAAGGGAGACCCGGACCTGCGCCCTCACGCCCTGCTTTCCCTGGGCGCCATGAAAAACCCGGCAGCAATTCCTACGCTGCTGCGGATCGTAGAACAACCGGACCCCTGGGTCAAAATGGCGGAGATAAAAAAGGAGGCGATCCGAGCTTTGGGTGAGATCGGCTCGGCTGAAGCCATTCCCGCCCTGCTGGCAATCCTGAAGCATCGCAAATTCTGGCGACGTGCCCTGTTCGATGAACTGCGGGCCGTCGCCGCCCTTTCTCTCGGCGACATCGGCCATGCCAGTGCCGCAGAGCCCCTCACGGCGGCGGCGGAGGATCGTTCATCGGTTGTGGCACGAGCTGCCGTCCAGGCGCTTAAACAGCTCAGAAAGGTCTAGGCATCATGGATCCGGAAACTCTCAGA
It encodes:
- the coaE gene encoding dephospho-CoA kinase (Dephospho-CoA kinase (CoaE) performs the final step in coenzyme A biosynthesis.), with protein sequence MRPQNLSGRRSLILGVTGGIASGKSLVTEIFRSLGALVVSADELAREAVLPGSETLNRLVGQFGREILQADGALDRKALAERVFTNAGAREALNRITHPAIAALAEKRLQELSQQAGRLVVYEAPLLFEAGAEKRVDAVLVVRIDEPLQIERLLRRDGLTEEQARARIAAQMPQAEKVARADYVIDNSGSPEATAEQVKKIFRQLGTLPSPGVPGSAESRE
- a CDS encoding HEAT repeat domain-containing protein, whose protein sequence is MQKEQEKRKCLENALKGLIKLIKAVGFYPPAHPALKAAANEAHAGFYPLMENAPPLVILVRREGFFLEEDPVGPDNPILKKLSSFLFSRRIQRLTILQDLSSRDLKAFASCLTLEPAKILKAGGIQEALQKALVSTLWVNEVDLAKIQARKEELETEKDRLISQELDDAVEALSADQTEVKQEGESEPAEVRDLKNVIDELQRERSDQRFQQLLQELVPLVPPNLKESSRLLVLQGLTLLCKNASEQQKSEARREHSRHALKQIQTDAFFDFMLSFLCARDLEKETREQVFRVLFFFGGGMARRIMERLAVESDAQARKLLSDALIHRGPAAIPVLIEYLGDDRWYVVRNAVAILGELRAQTVVAHFHPLFGHLDVRVRREAIRALTRIGGNDAVEILLQIVQKGDPDLRPHALLSLGAMKNPAAIPTLLRIVEQPDPWVKMAEIKKEAIRALGEIGSAEAIPALLAILKHRKFWRRALFDELRAVAALSLGDIGHASAAEPLTAAAEDRSSVVARAAVQALKQLRKV
- a CDS encoding long-chain fatty acid--CoA ligase, which encodes MNETLPRMVLGQAERLTGRIALRRKVEGTWRDIAWQDVGTNIRAFGEGLLGLGIRAGDRVAVMAPNSPEWVYADLGSMTCGALSVPVYHTEGIGTLLHILQDSQSRFLFIQSPLIAGELLEHLGKLPHLERIIQLEGSAAGERCLKLETFLQQREAAATAELAHRLATAKPGDVATLVYTSGTTGPPKGVMLTHANFLSNVEACSSLFPIGAADQCLSFLPLSHVFERMAGYYFMLRQGAVIAYAENFDSVPANLAEVRPTVAISVPRLYEKMYARVLERVLAGPWLKKQLFFGALKAGRALAESEVRGEPAGVLLQKTATLARKVVFAPLREHLGGRLRFFVSGGAPLGRDIAEFFFAVGLPIYEGYGLTETSPVIAANTPQHVRPGTVGRPIPGTEVRIADDGEILARGPGVFQGYWNQPEQTAEVFDDGWFRTGDIGQLDADGFLAITDRKKDLIVTAGGENVAPQVLENVFKTDKFITNVLVYGDRKPFLTALIVPNFDNIEKFAREHQLDFLNHCDLVNHPQVLRLIRDRIDLHQTSMPPIQRIKRFTLISRDFSGSEGEVTPTLKVKRKVVARHFHRVLEEMYLPHDHGVHDSGFCIVEQGGETAGP
- a CDS encoding alpha/beta fold hydrolase produces the protein MTIEEEVDRGRRDGVGREENLPFLLSPAKPAKAGVLLVHGFTASPWEMRLFGEALATEGYLALGVRLPGHGTTAEDLVHRSYEEWLAAVDRGYRLLAEQGLRCYGIGMSTGALLLLALAASRPLQGLVLLSPFLKMRHPLAQATGLLRFLKRFQRHKLAENLAAHYYDRRPVNGVYQLCRLTRRIRKILGSVTTPALVVSSAGDRTVEPESARELFRQLASPHKEYHCFGPEVPHILTTPENPRWRETFGLTLDFLQTLEHQERAKCRVAGKSF